In a single window of the Macadamia integrifolia cultivar HAES 741 unplaced genomic scaffold, SCU_Mint_v3 scaffold869, whole genome shotgun sequence genome:
- the LOC122070264 gene encoding pentatricopeptide repeat-containing protein At1g62260, mitochondrial-like, with product MVHWNIIHRLIPFGPRWLRFCYLSSAPETHHSQAHYFRRWNKNISHLIRIGRLEEAKRVFDIMGHQNSVTWNSMISGYVQRGEIAKARKLFDEMPCRDIVSWNLMISGYISGGSGRLIKEARSLFNRMPERDPVSWNTMISGHARNGMMEDALDLFHRMPEQNVISWNAMITGFLQNGDVSRAIDFFERMPRRDSASFSALVSGLIRNGELDEAARILLKTREITGGGEDLVHAYNTLIAGYGQSRRLEEAQHLFDQMPSYHGQNKINGRFERNVVSWNTMIMCYVKAGDLVSAQRVFDKMDERDAVSWNTMISGYVHASDMEEASNIFGKMPVPDTRSWNLMISGYAQKGDLELARDFFDRMPQKSLVSWNSMIAGYEQNGNHDEAIVLFSKMVTEREMPDRHTLSSVLSACTGLTALYQGMLIHQWATKTVVADTPISNALVTMYSRCGAITEAQTIFNDMKLQRDVVSWNAMIGGYAYHGCAGEALVLFEEMKRMKVQPTHITFISVLNACAHAGLVDEGRRHFNSMISDFGIEPRVEHFASLVDVVGRHGQLEEAMDLINNMQVRPEKAVWGALLGACRVHNNVELAEVAAEALMKLEPESSAPYVLLYNMHADAGRWDDATDVRMVMERNGIQKQTAYSWIELHNEVHMFVAADRKHPLSDEIHALIERCNRIIRDHGLDIQ from the coding sequence ATGGTCCACTGGAACATCATCCATCGTCTAATCCCCTTTGGTCCCAGATGGTTGCGTTTCTGTTATCTTTCATCAGCTCCAGAAACCCATCATTCCCAAGCTCATTATTTTCGCCGATGGAACAAGAACATCTCCCATTTAATTCGAATCGGTCGGCTGGAGGAAGCAAAAAGGGTTTTTGATATCATGGGGCATCAGAACTCAGTTACTTGGAATTCCATGATCAGTGGCTATGTGCAGCGCGGAGAGATTGCAAAGGCTCGGAAGCTTTTCGACGAAATGCCATGTAGAGACATAGTATCTTGGAATTTGATGATATCAGGCTACATTTCAGGCGGCAGTGGCAGGCTAATCAAGGAAGCGCGGTCTTTGTTCAATAGAATGCCTGAGAGAGATCCTGTCTCTTGGAACACGATGATTAGTGGGCACGCACGAAATGGGATGATGGAAGATGCATTGGATCTTTTTCATAGAATGCCTGAGCAGAATGTCATCTCATGGAATGCGATGATCACTGGTTTTCTGCAGAATGGTGATGTTTCACGTGCGATCGATTTCTTTGAGAGAATGCCTAGACGTGACTCGGCTTCTTTTAGTGCACTTGTATCGGGTCTTATTCGGAATGGTGAATTGGATGAAGCTGCAAGAATTCTGTTGAAAACACGGGAAATAACTGGTGGCGGTGAGGATTTAGTGCATGCTTATAACACTCTGATTGCTGGGTATGGTCAGAGTAGAAGGCTTGAAGAAGCTCAACACTTGTTTGATCAAATGCCTTCCTATCATGGTCAGAATAAAATCAATGGACGATTCGAGAGAAATGTGGTCTCATGGAACACCATGATCATGTGCTATGTGAAAGCAGGAGATCTTGTTTCAGCCCAGAGGGTCTTTGACAAAATGGATGAACGGGATGCTGTCTCATGGAACACCATGATCAGTGGTTATGTTCATGCATCAGATATGGAAGAGGCCTCcaatatttttggtaaaatgccTGTTCCTGACACTCGGTCATGGAATTTGATGATATCTGGGTATGCCCAGAAAGGTGATTTAGAACTTGCTCGTGATTTTTTTGACAGGATGCCCCAAAAAAGCCTCGTTTCATGGAACTCAATGATAGCAGGGTATGAACAGAATGGCAACCATGATGAAGCAATTGTTCTCTTTTCTAAAATGGTAACTGAAAGGGAGATGCCCGACCGACACACTTTATCCTCAGTTCTCAGTGCTTGTACAGGGCTTACGGCTCTGTACCAAGGAATGCTGATCCATCAGTGGGCCACTAAGACTGTAGTTGCAGATACACCCATAAGTAACGCTCTTGTGACTATGTATTCAAGATGTGGAGCAATTACGGAGGCACAAACCATCTTCAACGATATGAAATTGCAGCGAGATGTAGTCTCATGGAATGCAATGATTGGAGGGTATGCATATCATGGTTGTGCAGGAGAAGCTCTTGTGCTATTTGAGGAGATGAAGAGAATGAAAGTGCAACCCACACATATTACATTTATTTCAGTATTGAATGCATGTGCTCATGCAGGTTTAGTGGATGAAGGGCGAAGACATTTTAATTCCATGATTAGTGACTTTGGGATTGAACCAAGAGTTGAACATTTTGCTTCCCTTGTCGATGTGGTGGGTAGGCATGGGCAGCTGGAAGAGGCCATGGATCTGATTAATAATATGCAAGTCAGGCCAGAGAAGGCTGTGTGGGGTGCCTTGCTGGGTGCTTGCAGGGTGCATAACAATGTGGAATTGGCCGAGGTTGCAGCGGAAGCTTTGATGAAGCTTGAGCCTGAAAGTTCAGCCCCTTATGTGTTGCTATACAATATGCATGCTGATGCGGGGAGATGGGATGATGCAACAGATGTGAGGATGGTGATGGAACGGAATGGTATCCAGAAACAAACTGCATACAGCTGGATAGAGTTGCACAACGAGGTTCATATGTTTGTTGCAGCAGATAGAAAACATCCCCTTTCTGATGAGATACATGCATTGATCGAGAGGTGTAATCGGATAATCAGAGATCATGGTTTGGATATCCAATAG